In Cutaneotrichosporon cavernicola HIS019 DNA, chromosome: 1, one DNA window encodes the following:
- the TUP1 gene encoding uncharacterized protein (Tup N-terminal) has protein sequence MQPPGIYNHHRLPPAAPQGGGPPSNVPPQASSRLLEAFDMIKGEYDVALAEAAGWKAQRDEFEGQLTSQIQELAGIRKALYDLEAQHTKRGQEQEAEIARLRRENEMLRAAAASNGPMPTSPPHRAPSTDVDRERERDRRERERERERDTRGPDGYPPLAPPANGGDLVVSRSSYPPPPIPRPMSTGIDRHESRSVPPQGSPTPLLSDLDPENVSRELKKEGSDWFAIWSPKVKKQLDVSLVHSLVHDTVVCCVKFSNDGKYLATGCNRTAQIYDTKTGAKTCVLLDESATRTGDLYIRSICFSPDGKFLATGAEDRQIRIWDIKQQRIRHLLQGHMQEIYSLDFSRDGRFLVSGSGDKSARVWDIEKGACVFDLRIEDFIHNEHGPIDAGITSVALSPDGKLVAAGSLDTMVRVWNVQTGQQVERLKGHKDSVYSVAFSPDGKSLVSGSLDRTLRVWDVTQTKRAVEHPSASSKDVEKGLGSCASTLNGHKDYVLSVAISPDGRWVVSGSKDRSIEFWDILSGQAQFMLQGHKNSVISIDLARSGGLLASGSGDCHARIWSYGPP, from the exons ATGCAACCCCCCGGCATCTACAAC CATCACCGACTTCCCCCTGCTGCTCCCCAGGGTGGCGGACCGCCTTCCAATGTTCCCCCGCAGGCGTCTTCTCGCCTGTTGGAGGCCTTTGACATGATCAAGGGCGAGTACGATGTTGCTCTCGCCGAGGCAGCCGGATGGAAAGCCCAGAGGGATGAATTTGAGGGCCAAC TTACCAGTCAAATTCAAGAGTTGGCCGGGATCCGGAAGGCTCTATATGACTTGGAGGCTCAGCACACCAAGCGCGGCCAAGA ACAAGAGGCCGAGATTGCGCGACTCCGGCGAGAGAACGAGATGTTGcgtgctgctgcggctTCCAATGGGCCAATgcccacctccccaccgCATCGTGCACCATCGACGGATGTCGATCGTGAGCGAGAGCGCGACCGgcgtgagcgtgagcgcgagcgcgagaggGACACCCGTGGCCCCGACGGCTACCCTCCTCTGGCACCACCAGCGAACGGCGGCGACCTTGTTGTCTCACGCTCATCAtaccctccccctcccatcccGCGGCCAATGTCCACTGGTATCGACCGCCACGAATCTCGCTCCGTTCCCCCACAGGGCAGCCCCACCCCGTTGCTCTCTGACCTTGACCCAGAGAACGTCTCGCGCGAACtgaagaaggaggggtCCGATTGGTTTGCTATCTGGTCTCccaaggtcaagaagcAGTTGGACGTATCGTTGGTTCACTCTCTCGTGCATGACACGGTCGTCTGCTGTGTCAAGTTCTCCAACGATGGCAAGTACCTTGCCACTGGGTGCAACCGCACCGCGCAAATCTACGACACGAAAACGGGCGCAAAGACGTGTGTGCTCCTAGACGAGTCGGCAACCCGGACAGGTGATCTCTACATTCGCAGCATCTGCTTCAGCCCCGACGGCAAGTTCCTTGCTACCGGTGCAGAGGACCGCCAGATCAGG ATCTGGGATATCAAGCAGCAGCGCATCCGCCACCTTCTACAGGGTCACATGCAGGAGATCTACTCGTTAGACTTCAGCAGAGATGGGCGCTTCCTCGTCTCGGGCTCTGGCGACAAGTCTGCGCGTGTCTGGGACATTGAGAAGGGCGCTTGCGTCTTTGATCTGCGCATTGAGGACTTCATCCACAACGAGCATGGCCCGATCGATGCAGGCATTACATCTGTGGCTC TGTCTCCCGACGGAAAACTAGTCGCTGCTGGCTCGCTCGACACGATGGTGCGCGTATGGAATGTGCAGACTGGGCAGCAGGTCGAGAGGCTCAAGGGACACAAGGACTCTGTGTACAGTGTTGCGTTCTCTCCTGACGGCAAGTCGCTGGTCTCCGGTTCCCTCGATCGCACCCTTCGTGTCTGGGACGTCACGCAGACCAAGCGCGCTGTGGAGCATCCTtcggcgagctcgaagGACGTGGAGAAGGGCCTCGGCAGCTGCGCATCGACCTTGAACGGGCACAAGGACTACGTCCTATCGGTGGCCATCTCTCCTGACGGACGATGGGTCGTTTCTGGCTCGAAGGATCGTTCGATCGAGTTCTGGGACATCCTGAGCGGACAGGCACAGTTCATGTTGCAGGGACATAAGAACTCGGTCATCTCCATTGATCTCGCGCGCTCAGGTGGCCTCTTAGCCTCTGGTTCTGGAGACTGCCATGCCAGGATCTGGAGCTATGGGCCACCTTAG
- a CDS encoding uncharacterized protein (Peptidase dimerisation domain) encodes MSPLGNVHDAIPEAMRRGDSLTRQRMGSSPQLSHILSVGNGRVLSLAADDKHVYAGCQSRDNEITVFSRSSLQPLFRLLGHEGSVLALLIVKEKGWLVASSSAGDVRIWSTKTFQPLYIINPCDNTSGDIYSLAWDDRAGGTLYFGAQNTSIEWVNFGKPLPGESSNGGVPSLVAVSQSLSIQQSNGASTPSQRSGRYKPHTFFDTPPADVRSGTSTPRTPMAQPVCGSRSTYLSVEREVEAEPEAVEFEVDCDSIVFSAHYGYVYALEMIRRLDGTWWLASGSGDSDIKIWHCNPGGGLSLVREFNGLTGAVLSFAHRDSLLYAGLQDGEIDVWDLETGARIRTIEAHESDVMAMTVLGSDVYTGAADGRVLRINGAFDCTAAFNAHGDSVLACTIVRAAAGPGYELITAGNDSFVKIWTSLGTSLKSIHDTDVEVDLESNADVMLYALSKLVAIPTVSDEKHRESCRQGAHLLHKILGQLGARSEMLSGDPGKNPLVLATFQGRDTGKPRKRVLFYGHYDVQPAGEKDWESDPWELNGRNGYLYGRGVSDNKGPVLAVACAAAALQQRRELDVDLVMIVEGEEEAGSRGFANSVRKHKESIGHIDVVLLANSTWIDEDDPCVVYGMRGVVYAQLMVQSGGEDAHNGVEGGLVKEPMFDLVQLLSSLADTTGVNVPGFYDKVRPKTEIEAELLRNVARVSGRDADELRRVWCQPTFSIANISTTSAPNKTVISRCVQADIAMRIVPDQDIDDIVECLTKFCHSKFAEFNTPNKLEVNVTHAAAWWLASLDNPYFRALEDAIKDVWGVAPLKIREGGTVPTMSWLEREFAAPCVHLPLGQSSDAGHLANERIRLLNLRNGKRVFERYLTRLAAV; translated from the exons ATGTCGCCATTGGGCAACGTTCACGACGCCATCCCAGAGGCTATGCGCCGCG GCGACTCACTCACGCGCCAAAGGATGGGGTCGAGTCCTCAGTTAAGCCACATCTTAAGCGTTGGGAACGGGCGCGTGCTCAGCCTCGCAGCGGACGACAAGCATGTCTACGCTGGCTGTCAGAGCCGCGACAACGAGATCACTGTATTCTCGCGCTCTTCGTTACAGCCACTGTTCAGGCTGCTCGGCCATGAAGGAAGCGTGCTGGCGCTTCTGATCGTCAAGGAGAAAGGATGGCTTGTGGCCTCCAGTAGTGCTGGTGATGTTCGC ATCTGGTCGACCAAGACTTTCCAACCCCTCTACATCATCAACCCTTGCGACAACACGTCTGGGGACATCTACTCGCTGGCGTGGGACGATCGAGCTGGCGGAACGCTCTACTTCGGCGCCCAGAACACGTCCATCGAGTGGGTCAACTTTGGCAAGCCGCTGCCGGGCGAAAGCTCGAACGGAGGAGTGCCCTCGCTCGTGGCCGTGTCCCAGAGCCTGAGTATCCAGCAGAGCAACGGCGCATCCACACCGAGCCAGCGGTCTGGGCGGTACAAGCCTCACACGTTCTTCGACACCCCTCCAGCCGACGTACGTAGTGGCACCTCCACTCCGCGAACGCCGATGGCGCAGCCAGTCTGCGGTAGCAGGTCGACATACCTGTCCGTCGAgagggaggttgaggcggagCCAGAGGCTGTGGAGTTTGAAGTTGACTGCGACTCGATCGTCTTCTCCGCACATTACGGCTATGTGTACGCCTTGGAGATGATCAGGCGCCTTGACGGGACGTGGTGGCTCGCAAGCGGAAgcggcgactcggacaTCAAAATCTGGCATTGCAACCCCGGTGGTGGACTCAGCCTTGTACGCGAGTTCAACGGTTTAACCGGTGCCGTCCTGAGCTTCGCGCACCGTGACTCACTCCTCTACGCTGGCCTACAGGATGGTGAGATCGACGTGTGGGATCTCGAGACGGGAGCTAGGATCCGCACCATTGAGGCGCATGAGTCAGACGTTATGGCTATGACCGTCCTAGGGAGCGACGTGTATACGGGTGCGGCCGACGGGCGCGTGCTCCGCATCAACGGCGCTTTCGACTGCACGGCAGCCTTCAACGCGCATGGTGACTCCGTGCTGGCGTGTACCATTGTGCGAGCGGCGGCTGGGCCAGGATACGAGCTCATTACCGCGGGCAACGACTCGTTTGTCAAAATTTGGACGTCGCTGGGTACCTCACTCAAATCAATCCACGacaccgacgtcgaggtaGACCTCGAGAGCAACGCCGACGTCATGCTGTACGCGCTGTCCAAGCTCGTGGCAATTCCGACCGTTTCGGATGAGAAGCACCGTGAGAGTTGCAGGCAAGGTGCGCATCTCCTGCACAAGATCCTCGgacagctcggcgcgcgatCCGAGATGCTGTCGGGAGACCCGGGAAAGAACCCGCTTGTACTGGCAACGTTCCAGGGCCGTGACACTGGTAAGCCACGTAAGCGCGTGCTGTTCTACGGCCACTACGACGTTCAGCCAGCCGGCGAGAAGGACTGGGAGAGCGACCCATGGGAGCTGAACGGCAGGAATGGCTACCTGTACGGCCGCGGTGTGAGCGACAACAAGGGTCCTGTCCTGGCCGTCGCTTGTGCGGCGGCTGCCTTACAGCAGCGCCGTGAGCTTGACGTAGATCTCGTCATGAtcgtcgagggtgaggaggaggcaggCTCCCGCGGATTCGCCAACTCCGTGCGCAAGCACAAGGAATCTATTGGGCACATCGACGTTGTGCTCTTAGCCAACTCGACCTggatcgacgaggacgacccgTGTGTCGTCTACGGTATGCGTGGCGTCGTATACGCTCAGCTCATGGTACAAAGCGGCGGTGAGGACGCGCACAACGGTGTCGAGGGTGGCTTAGTGAAAGAGCCAATGTtcgacctcgtccagctcctTTCGAGCTTGGCAGACACCACCGGCGTCAACGTTCCTGGGTTCT ACGACAAGGTGCGGCCGAAGACGGAGATCGAGGCAGAGCTGCTCAGGAACGTCGCACGTGTCTCTGGCCGAgacgcggacgagctcaGGCGCGTATGGTGCCAGCCGACGTTCTCAATCGCGAACATCTCCACAACGTCTGCGCCGAACAAGACTGTCATCTCGAGGTGCGTCCAGGCGGACATTGCGATGCGCATCGTCCCAGACCAGGACAtcgacgacattgtcgagtGCCTCACCAAGTTCTGCCACTCCAAGTTTGCCGAGTTTAACACACCGAACAAACTAGAGGTGAACGTGACAcacgcggcggcgtggtggCTGGCAAGCTTGGACAACCCCTACTTCCGTGCGCTGGAAGATGCGATCAAGGACGTGTGGGGCGTGGCCCCGCTTAAAATCCGTGAAGGCGGTACAGTGCCTACCATGAGTtggctcgagcgcgagtttGCTGCGCCTTGTGTCCACCTCCCTCTTGGACAGTCATCGGATGCGGGACATCTTGCCAACGAGCGCATCCGTTTACTCAATCTGCGGAATGGAAAGCGTGTCTTTGAGCGGTACCTGACGCGTCTGGCGGCGGTGTGA